The following nucleotide sequence is from Cellvibrio sp. PSBB006.
TCCGACCTACGGGGTTGTGTCTTGCCGCATCATGTAATAACATTTGTTACATGACATCCACATACGGTTTTTCTTATGAAACGTGACAGCAGGCTTTCCGGTGTTCTTCACGTGCTCCTTCACATGGCGGAGAGCGACGAGCCGCAGACGTCCGAGGCCTTGGCCAGGATGATGCAGACTAATCCGGTGGTGATTCGCCGCATTCTTGGCGGGCTGCGTGAGCAGAAACTGGTGCATTCCGAGAAGGGTCACGGTGGTGGTTGGCGAATTTCCTGCGACCTGAACAAGATTACCCTGCACGATATTTATCTCGCCCTCGGTTCACCGACGATGCTTGCTATGGGCAATCGCACCGAGTCGCCGGGCTGTCTGGTGGAAGAGGCGGTGAATGCGGCGATGAATCAGGCATTTCACGATGCCGAAACATTATTGCTTAGCCGTTTTCGCGAAGTAACGCTGGCACAGTTGAGCAAGGATTTTCATCGGCGCATGCAGAAACGCAAAAGCACTTGCTCGTAGAAAATATTTTTCGCGTACCGCTAAAGATAAGGCACAACGCAAATTTTTTATTGATTCGTCATTAACAGGGGTAGGTTATGTTCGACGTTATTATCCTGGGCGGCAGTTATTCCGGCATGGCCGCTGCATTACAACTTGCGCGGGGCCGGCGCTCCGTGCTGGTGATTGACGCCGGCGTAAGGCGCAATCGATTTGCCAGCGCTTCCCACGGTTTGCTCGGTCAGGATGGCAAAACACCTGACGAAATCGCCAGCAATGCCAAAGCGCAATTGCTCGAATATCCCTGTGTCACCTGGCGCGACGGAACAGCCTCATCGGCCGAAAAAAACGGTGAACACTTTGTGGTAAAAACCGATAGCAATGAAACCTTTATCGGCAAGCGTTTGATATTGGCGCTGGGTGTACGCGATAACATTCCCGGCATTCCGGGATTAAAAGAACGCTGGGGCCAATCTGTTTTCCATTGTCCGTATTGCCACGGTTATGAATTAAATAACGGCCATCTGGGTG
It contains:
- a CDS encoding Rrf2 family transcriptional regulator, with the translated sequence MKRDSRLSGVLHVLLHMAESDEPQTSEALARMMQTNPVVIRRILGGLREQKLVHSEKGHGGGWRISCDLNKITLHDIYLALGSPTMLAMGNRTESPGCLVEEAVNAAMNQAFHDAETLLLSRFREVTLAQLSKDFHRRMQKRKSTCS